The following are from one region of the Hyla sarda isolate aHylSar1 chromosome 6, aHylSar1.hap1, whole genome shotgun sequence genome:
- the BRMS1 gene encoding breast cancer metastasis-suppressor 1 has product MEAEADSATEMNGQEEVDSDREDSASQSDSEEESSDMDDLDCERRRNECLDEMCHLEKQFSELKEKLFKERLNQLKAKLEEVTSGKALEYISPLADLQKNMKIRIEVAGIYKGFCLDVIKNRYECELQGAKQHLESEKVLLFDNMQCELLERIQRLEEDRQSIDISSEWWDEELRSKRSRRKWDPFRSEKKRRVPLVSGPYIVYMLRDLDILEDWTAIKKAKAAVSPQKRKSDGGKVEKQHFSARCEDGCLYYEGESFTKGEAIILDVKDEPPSQAVITAVSTGEVWLRRGDSSKTKIYVSQLQKGKYSVRRAGK; this is encoded by the exons ATGGAGGCAGAAGCAGATTCAGCTACAGAAATGAATGGACAAGAAGAAGTGGACAGCGATAGAGAAGATAGTGCCAGCCAGTCGGACTCTGAGGAGGAGAGTTCTG ATATGGATGATCTAGATTGTGAACGTCGAAGAAATGAATGTTTAGATGAGATGTGTCATCTAGAAAAGCAGTTCTCAGAACTAAAAGAAAA GTTATTTAAGGAACGATTAAACCAGCTAAAAGCCAAATTGGAGGAGGTGACCTCCGGTAAAGCCTTGGAGTACATTAGCCCTCTAGCAGACTTGCAGAAGAACATGAAAATCCGCATTGAAGTTGCAG GTATCTATAAGGGATTTTGTCTGGATGTCATAAAAAATCGATATGAATGTGAACTGCAAGGTGCTAAGCAACATTTAGAG AGTGAGAAGGTTCTCCTGTTTGATAACATGCAGTGTGAACTTCTAGAGCGTATCCAAAGGCTGGAGGAGGATCGCCAGAGCATAGACATTTCATCTG AGTGGTGGGACGAAGAGTTAAGATCAAAAAGAAGCCGCAGAAAGTGGGATCCATTCCGATCTGAGAAGAAGAGAAGGGTCCCGTTAGTTTCTG GTCCCTATATTGTCTACATGTTGCGGGATCTAGATATCCTAGAGGACTGGACTGCTATTAAGAAG GCCAAAGCAGCGGTTTCTCCCCAGAAAAGGAAATCGGACG GGGGAAAAGTTGAGAAGCAACATTTCAGTGCTCGTTGTGAAGATGGCTGCCTCTACTATGAAGGAGAGAGCTTTACTAAAGGAGAAGCCATTATTCTTGACGTGAAAGATGAACCACCCTCACA GGCCGTGatcacagcagtgagtacaggagaAGTTTGGCTGAGACGAGGAGACAGCAGCAAAACGAAGATCTATGTTTCGCAACTGCAGAAAGGCAAATACTCAGTGAGAAGGGCTGGAAAATGA